A stretch of Cryptomeria japonica unplaced genomic scaffold, Sugi_1.0 HiC_scaffold_1977, whole genome shotgun sequence DNA encodes these proteins:
- the LOC131075379 gene encoding uncharacterized protein LOC131075379 — protein sequence MANAWTIEYANRSRAWVEQCLFEANVELPTFATEVNLFVAPLGSYDIILGMKWLWQHHARVDCFYKIVECLDDLGNAISLHGIKKEVKLRQLSASQLRCNKKKGCQLFVIEMEEMDGNGERKESFEDKYPYLHDFHDVFPEELSGLPPKRVFDFSIDLVPGVALVSKAHYRMITVELVEFKLQLQELLDKGLIRPNMSP from the coding sequence ATGGCCAATGCATGGACAATTGAATATGCAAATCGGTCTAGAGCTTGGGTAGAGCAATGTTTGTTTGAGGCCAATGTTGAGCTACCAACCTTCGCAACAGAGGTTAACTTGTTTGTAGCACCCTTAGGATCGTATGACATTATCTTAGGAATGAAGTGGTTGTGGCAACATCATGCAAGGgtggattgtttctataaaattGTGGAATGTTTGGATGATTTAGGCAATGCAATATCCTTACATGGTATCAAGAAGGAAGTTAAGTTGAGACAACTCTCTGCATCTCAGTTGAGGTGCAATAAAAAAAAGGGATGTCAACTGTTTGTCATCGAGATGGAAGAAATGGATGGTAATGGAGAACGGAAGGAGTCCTTTGAAGATAAATACCCTTATCTTCATGACTTTCATGATGTGTTTCCTGAGGAGTTGTCAGGATTACCCCCAAAAAGAGTCTTTGATTTTTCTATAGATCTCGTACCTGGTGTCGCTCTCGTATCTAAAGCACATTATAGAATGATAACAGTAGAGCTGGTGGAATTCAAATTGCAATTAcaagagttgcttgataaaggTCTAATTCGACCTAACATGTCTCCATAG